TTTATCTGGAGTATATTCTGCAGACAAAGGAAGTTTTGATTTTAAAGGCAAGGAAGTAAACGTCAATAGTCCATTGGAAGCCCAGATGCTAGGCATGAGTGTAGTTCATCAGGAACTAAAGTTGGTTGAAACATTGACAGTGGCGGAGAATATTTTTTTAGGACGGCCTCCAGTTAATAAAAACAATAAAATAGTACAGCTAGTCAATTGGAGGAAATTATATAAAGAAGCTCAGCAGCTATTAGATCAACTCAATGTAAAAATTGATATGAACGCTACCGTTAATAAATTAAGTGTTGCGCAGCAGCAGATAGTAGAGATTTGCAAAGCGTTATCTTTTAATGCGGAATTGATTATTATGGATGAGCCTTCAGCCACTTTAACTGAAAAAGAACTTGATATTTTATTCAATATATTAAAAATGCTGAAGGAAAAAGGAGTTACCATTATATATATTTCTCACCGATTAGAAGAGGTTTTTGAGTTGGCTGATAGAGTTACAGTATTAAGAGATGGTATGCATATAAAAACTGCAGATGTCAAAGATGTGGACAGAAAAGCTCTGATTTCCAGCATGGTTGGCAGAGAATTAGAAAATGAATATCCCAAACAGGCGGTTGAGATAACGGATACTCTATTAGAGGTAAAAAATTTAAATAGAACAGGTGTATTAGAGAACATCAATTTCCAGTTAAAGAAAGGGGAAATTTTAGGTATCGCTGGCTTGGTCGGTGCCGGCAGGACAGAACTTGCCAGGACTATTTTCGGTGCCGATAAAAAGAGTAGTGGAGAGATATATATAAGGGGAAAAAAAGTTGAGATAAATGATGTCACCGATGCCATTGAAAAGAAAATAGGATTAGTGCCTGAAGATAGGAAATTACACGGATTAGTCCTTGGTATGAGTGTAAAACAAAATACTAGTCTTGTTGGTATTGACAAAATTTTGAAGAATGGAATAATAAACGATTCATTAGAAAAGAAATTAGCATTAGATTATATTGATAAATTAAGGATAGTTACTCCAGATGAAGAAAGGGTAGTTAAAAATTTAAGTGGGGGAAATCAACAAAAAGTTGTTTTAGCAAAATGGCTAGCTGTGGATTCAGATATTTTAATTTTTGATGAGCCTACCAGAGGTATTGATGTAGGTGCTAAAGCTGAAATATACAGACTGATATGTAATTTAGCATCGGAAGGCAAAGGTATAATCATGATATCTTCTGAATTGCCTGAACTCATAGGTATGTGTGATAGAATTTTGGTTATGCATGATGGAAGAATAACCGGCGAAGTGGATAGAGATAGCTTTAGTCAGGAAATAATAATGGAGTATGCTACAAGATAAATTATTGACAGTTAATTTTAAGTCAACTCAAGATATTTAATACCATTGATGAGCATAAATTATTCGTCTTTCTTACTTAGATGATACAAATAAATATAATAATGAATAAAGAAAGCAAGACGAAGAAAATATAAGATGATATAAGGAGGATTTCTATGAACAAATTTTTTAAGATGTTTGCAGTTGTCTTAACATTATGTTTGGTAGTTTCATTGTTTACAGCTTGTGGAAATGATAAGGTAGATGAGATTGATGATGATGGGGAAAAGGTTGAAGATGATAGTAAAGACGAAGAAATGAGTCAAGGCGATGGTGAAAAGAAGGTTATCGGTGTATCACTTTTCTATAGACGTGATGAATATTATAAGGATATTGAAGCAAGCTTTATGCATGAAGCTGAAAAAGCAGGGTATGAACTATTGATACAAGACGCGGACTCTGATCCGGCAAAGCAGACACAGCAAATGGAAGACTTTGTACAAAAAGGTGTTGATGCTATAGCTCTGGCATGTGCTGACCCCGCAGGATTAGTACCGGCTATTGAAGATGCTATAGACAAAGGCATACCTGTGTTTACCTATGATGGGCCTTCTGAAAGTGAAAAAGTAATATCCCATATCGGTTTTGATTTTTATGAAGATGGTGCATCAGTTGGTAGATGGGTTAAGAAGTATATAGAAGAAAATCTTGATGGAAAGGCTCAAGTTGCAATAATAGATTTCCCCCAATCCGCTATAGTTTGTGGATTAAGGGCACAAGGATTTAGAGAGGTTATGGAGTCCATGGAAGGTGTAGAAATTGTTGCTCAGCAGGATGGTAAAGCAACTAGAACTGACTCCATGGCAGTTATGGAAAACATCCTTACTGCACATCCTGACGTAGATGCTGTGTTTGGAATTAACTACGATACAGCTGCAGGTGCAGCATCAGCAATTGAAGCGGCAGGCAGGGATGACATCATCGTTACAGGTGGTGCTTGGGGAGTAGAGCCCTTTGAACAATTGGAAAGCAATCATCCAATACTTAAAGCGTTCTTTGTTACATCTCCAGCAGTACAAGCCCACGATACAATTCAAGCGATAAAAGATCACTTTGATGGTAAAGAGTTGCCTAAAGAAATCAAATCAGAATCCACAGTTTATGATGCGGATAATATCAAAGAATTGGATTGGAAAGCAATTGTTGAAAGAAGGCAAGACTGATATAGTAAAAACAAAGAATTACAGCCAGATAAATCTGGCTGTAATTCTTTGTTTATAAGGCTATAATTTTAGACAGTGTAAAAACAAGGAATGTTTGGTGTCGCAGAAAAATCACATTAAATCCCTGTATTCTTTGGGGGATACCCCTATAGTCTTTTTGAATACTGAACTAAAATAATGTTGATCGCTAAAACCTACTTTAGAGGCGATTTCATACATTTTCAAGCTGCTATTTTCCAATAATTCCTTAGCCTGTTTAATTCTTATTTTGTTTATATACTCGTTCACACTCATATTTACTTCGTTTTTAAACAATTGACCAAAATAATTTTTGCTTAAAAACAGATTATCTGCTATATATTTCAAATTTATATCTTTGTCATAGTTTTCTAAAATGATTTTTTTTGCCTGTTCAACTATTTTATTGCAATTACTTTTCCTGTTAGATTTTATGAAATCTGCTACGTTAGTTACAAAATTTTTAATCCAAAGTTCAATCTCCTGCAGGGATTTTAATTTAAAGAATTCTACATAAGGACTTGTACCTTTCCCTGAATAGAGCTGTTCATTTATTGAGTTAGTTTGTTCCATTACAATCATACATGTAGAGATTATTCGAATGCATAAAAGATTTACACTGTTTAAACTCAGTTGCTGCTGTATATTCCGTATACGTTTAAATATTGAATCTATGTGTTCTATTACATCCTCTTTATCATTAAAATTTAATATATTGATGAATTGTTCTTCATCAAAAATATTATTTATATTGGTCTGTTTTTCATCTATATCATTGATGTTGATTATATTTCCCTTTCCAATGAGCATCTTATAATTTAAAGCATGAAGTGCCTGTTTGTAGGATTTATTTATTGATTTTATGCCTTTTGCAATTTGTCCTATTCCAATGCTTAAGGTTATATCCAATTCTTTTTCTGCATTATTTTTAATCTTTTCTACAGTTTCGTATGTTTTTTCATGCTCTACCGGTTGATCATTATAAAAAAACAATAAAACAAATAAATCTGTATTTAAGTGAAACAGCTCGCAATTATATCCTCGTATCCCAGCATCTACGATTTTTTGCAAAGACATTATCATTATTTGATAAGATTGCTCCTCAATAAAATCTTCTTTTTCTATTTCTATAACAACTGCTTGATAGTATTCCCCCTCAATATCTATGTCTAGAAATTTTTTTCTCTGTTCAAATACTTGCTGATTTATTTTGTTGTTCAATATATCTCTAAAAAATCTTTCTTTTATGAAAGGCTTGCTCTGTTCTAGTTGTTCTTTTAGTTGTTCCAGTTCTTTTTGTCTCTTTTGCTTGTACTTAATCTTGTCTATTAAATCATTTCCTAATTTGATAACGGTTTCAGGAGTAAAGGGTTTTAAAATATAGTCAACTGCTCCATATTTCATAGCTTTTTTAGCATAATCGAATTCATCATATCCGCTCAATATAATTGTTATAACCTGTTTATTATGATGTTTCAGCTGTTTTAAAAGTTCTAAGCCGTCCATTACCGGCATTTTAATATCTAACACCATGGCATCTATCTGCTCTTTACATATTATATCTAAAGCTATGCTACCATTTTTAGCGGATAATGTATTTATCCCTTCTATAGTATCCAGTGTGCTGCAGATCCCCTCTCTTATGATTTTTTCATCATCTACCACTAAAATTGTATACATCATTTACCTCCTCTATGACCGGGATTTTGATTCTAGCTATTGTGTAAATGCCGTCCTTATGAAATGTCAAGCCATATCCGCCCTTGAAATAAAACTTTATTCTATTATTTACATTTCGTATACCTATCCCAAATCTTTCATCAGATGTATCGTTATATAAAAAATCGTTCATATTTTTTATACCCTGTTCTGATAAGGCATTTCCATTATCCATAACTTCTAATATTATATAGTCTGCAAATTTTTTAGCGGTTATTTTTATAATACCCTTACACTCCATATCCCTTATACCGTGATATAGGGCATTTTCTGCTAAAGGCTGTAGAATAATCTTTATTGTATAAAGTCCTAAAATATTTTCATCAATATCATATATACATTCAAATTCATCTTTATATCTTATTTTTTGTATTTCCAAATAGTTCTTTACATGTTCTACCTCTTCTCTAATTGTGATTACCTCTCTACCTTTGCTAATGCTTATCCTGAAGAGTTTGGATAGAGAATCGGTCATTTTTATTACATCTTTATTTTCCCCTTTATTAGATAACCATATTATTGATGATAGAGTATTATAAAGGAAATGGGGATTTATCTGAAATTCCATGGCCTTGTATTCTGCTTCGCGTTTTTTAGCTTGAATGTCGAATATGTCATCTATGGATTTTTTCAATCTAGCAACCATGTTGTTATAACTTTTCCCCAGCTTCCCGATTTCATCATTGTATTTTGATTTAAACGTAACATCCAGGTTTCCACTTTCGGCCTTATCCATCATATTTATCAATTTGTGTATAGGATCTGTGAATCTAGATGATAAAAACATGGAAACTGCTAAACATATTATAATAGACAGAATGCATATATAAAAAGTGTATCTCTTTATATAATTACTTGAAGCAGTTATTCTATCAAGAGATATGACGTTTATATACTTCCATTGGTTATCTTTATCTACTTTATATACAAATATATATTTTCTACCATTTATTTTTCGCTGAAAATATCCGCTATGATTGATAAAATTTAAATTATCATTATAAATATCAGAAAAATCTTTTCCTAAAAAACTTTTATTATAACAAGATATTATATTATTATCTTTATTTAATAAATATGTTATATTACTTTTATTAAGCTGGTTGCCTTGATATAAATTATATATATTTTTTTCTTCAATATTCAATTGCACTAGTCCGATTTCATTGGAAGTTTTTGTGTCTTTTATTATTCTTATTAGTGGGAGTACATTTGAGCCGTTGATATTTATCGTTTCACCCCAAAAATGATTGTTTGTATCAATATTTTTATTAAACCATGGTGTAGATTCTAGTTGCTTGCGGGTTATCCCTACTTTATTATCATTAGTATATATTTTGTCATTATTATCAAAAATATATATGGAGTGAGTTTGTTCGGTATACCTATAATCGTATAGCATTTTATCTAAATCAAATGTTTTTTTTATATATTGGCTTTGGTCAATAGATCTGTTTGACAATAGGTCGTAAAGATTTCTATCTAACGAGAATTTAATTGCAATTAATTCTTTGTTTTTAAGCAGCTGATTTACTTTTTCATTTACATTGCTCAATTCATAGATTGATTCATTGATTCTCATTTCTTTAACGATGTCAGAAGAAATATTGTAAGATATTAAGCCAATAAAAGTAGTGGGTATAATAGAAACTATCAAAAAAGATATTATTAGCTTGTTTTTAATGTTTAAATTATTAAAAAATAGCAATATTTTGTTCATTTCATCATCTCACGTATCATATATTTTCATCTCTTTCATTATTATGTATGTTTATATTATAAATTAAAAACATAATTATATAAACAGATTCAATAAAAAAATTGAAAATCCTTCTTTTGTTATTTTATAATATTTATCTTTGTATTATTAAGTTGTTATAAAGCAAAGCACTGATAATTGAACTATTATTTTGATGCAATACTGGAATGGTATAACTTTGTTATTGATAATTATAAGAATAATACTTAAAATAAGGATAAACATACAATCGAAAAAGGAGAG
The Clostridia bacterium DNA segment above includes these coding regions:
- a CDS encoding histidine kinase produces the protein MNKILLFFNNLNIKNKLIISFLIVSIIPTTFIGLISYNISSDIVKEMRINESIYELSNVNEKVNQLLKNKELIAIKFSLDRNLYDLLSNRSIDQSQYIKKTFDLDKMLYDYRYTEQTHSIYIFDNNDKIYTNDNKVGITRKQLESTPWFNKNIDTNNHFWGETININGSNVLPLIRIIKDTKTSNEIGLVQLNIEEKNIYNLYQGNQLNKSNITYLLNKDNNIISCYNKSFLGKDFSDIYNDNLNFINHSGYFQRKINGRKYIFVYKVDKDNQWKYINVISLDRITASSNYIKRYTFYICILSIIICLAVSMFLSSRFTDPIHKLINMMDKAESGNLDVTFKSKYNDEIGKLGKSYNNMVARLKKSIDDIFDIQAKKREAEYKAMEFQINPHFLYNTLSSIIWLSNKGENKDVIKMTDSLSKLFRISISKGREVITIREEVEHVKNYLEIQKIRYKDEFECIYDIDENILGLYTIKIILQPLAENALYHGIRDMECKGIIKITAKKFADYIILEVMDNGNALSEQGIKNMNDFLYNDTSDERFGIGIRNVNNRIKFYFKGGYGLTFHKDGIYTIARIKIPVIEEVNDVYNFSGR
- the gguA gene encoding sugar ABC transporter ATP-binding protein, with product MSDNNLLRIKNISKYFPGVKALDGVSFDVRKGDIHALVGENGAGKSTLIKILSGVYSADKGSFDFKGKEVNVNSPLEAQMLGMSVVHQELKLVETLTVAENIFLGRPPVNKNNKIVQLVNWRKLYKEAQQLLDQLNVKIDMNATVNKLSVAQQQIVEICKALSFNAELIIMDEPSATLTEKELDILFNILKMLKEKGVTIIYISHRLEEVFELADRVTVLRDGMHIKTADVKDVDRKALISSMVGRELENEYPKQAVEITDTLLEVKNLNRTGVLENINFQLKKGEILGIAGLVGAGRTELARTIFGADKKSSGEIYIRGKKVEINDVTDAIEKKIGLVPEDRKLHGLVLGMSVKQNTSLVGIDKILKNGIINDSLEKKLALDYIDKLRIVTPDEERVVKNLSGGNQQKVVLAKWLAVDSDILIFDEPTRGIDVGAKAEIYRLICNLASEGKGIIMISSELPELIGMCDRILVMHDGRITGEVDRDSFSQEIIMEYATR
- a CDS encoding substrate-binding domain-containing protein — translated: MNKFFKMFAVVLTLCLVVSLFTACGNDKVDEIDDDGEKVEDDSKDEEMSQGDGEKKVIGVSLFYRRDEYYKDIEASFMHEAEKAGYELLIQDADSDPAKQTQQMEDFVQKGVDAIALACADPAGLVPAIEDAIDKGIPVFTYDGPSESEKVISHIGFDFYEDGASVGRWVKKYIEENLDGKAQVAIIDFPQSAIVCGLRAQGFREVMESMEGVEIVAQQDGKATRTDSMAVMENILTAHPDVDAVFGINYDTAAGAASAIEAAGRDDIIVTGGAWGVEPFEQLESNHPILKAFFVTSPAVQAHDTIQAIKDHFDGKELPKEIKSESTVYDADNIKELDWKAIVERRQD
- a CDS encoding response regulator; translation: MYTILVVDDEKIIREGICSTLDTIEGINTLSAKNGSIALDIICKEQIDAMVLDIKMPVMDGLELLKQLKHHNKQVITIILSGYDEFDYAKKAMKYGAVDYILKPFTPETVIKLGNDLIDKIKYKQKRQKELEQLKEQLEQSKPFIKERFFRDILNNKINQQVFEQRKKFLDIDIEGEYYQAVVIEIEKEDFIEEQSYQIMIMSLQKIVDAGIRGYNCELFHLNTDLFVLLFFYNDQPVEHEKTYETVEKIKNNAEKELDITLSIGIGQIAKGIKSINKSYKQALHALNYKMLIGKGNIININDIDEKQTNINNIFDEEQFINILNFNDKEDVIEHIDSIFKRIRNIQQQLSLNSVNLLCIRIISTCMIVMEQTNSINEQLYSGKGTSPYVEFFKLKSLQEIELWIKNFVTNVADFIKSNRKSNCNKIVEQAKKIILENYDKDINLKYIADNLFLSKNYFGQLFKNEVNMSVNEYINKIRIKQAKELLENSSLKMYEIASKVGFSDQHYFSSVFKKTIGVSPKEYRDLM